Proteins from a single region of Pseudomonas sp. BSw22131:
- the rne gene encoding ribonuclease E translates to MKRMLINATQPEELRVALVDGQRLYDLDIESGAREQKKANIYKGRITRIEPSLEAAFVDFGSERHGFLPLKEISREYFKKATEGRVNIKDVLSEGQEVIVQVEKEERGNKGAALTTFISLAGRYLVLMPNNPRAGGISRRIEGEERNELREALNGLVAPADMGLIVRTAGLGRSSEEMQWDLDYLLQLWTAIKEASLDRSAPFLIYQESNVIIRAIRDYLRQDIGEVLIDSVEAQEEALTFIRQVMPQYASKIKLYEDSVPLFNRFQIESQIETAFQRVVELPSGGSIVIDPTEALVSIDINSARATKGSDIEETALQTNLEAAEEIARQLRLRDIGGLIVIDFIDMTPAKNQRAVEEKVRESLEADRARVQVGRISRFGLLEMSRQRLRPSLGESSGIVCPRCNGTGIIRDVESLSLAILRLIEEEALKDRTAEVRAQVPIPVAAFLLNEKRNSITKIELRTRARIVILPNDHLETPHFEVQRLRDDSPEAHTLQTSYEIAAAAAEVEEVAPPAAATRTLVRQEAAVKTAPARANAPVPAEVAAPVPVAAPVAHEPSLFKGLVKSLVSLFATKEEPVAPVVVEKPVVERPARNEERRNGRQQSRSRNGRRDEERKPREERAPREAREERAPREERAPREERPAREPREAREETVTTTAREERPARAPREERNSRAPREDRKSREDRPVRELREPLDAAPAAAAVTTAVAVNVLHEERPERAPREERQPRAPREERQPRAEQPVAAEVEEEVLLNEEQQDDNQEHAEGDRPRRRSRGQRRRSNRRERQRDANGDVIEGSEGAEEGQENASTDVDAGLAVTAAASGSVISAPAEAQAHREAERATAAIDPSAEPSVQAPAAKASEAVEVPAVEAPVAAMAARPSIAPEVEVEPFDATLAPFERQVKAAAQAELFDTAPTPAPAPVETPVVAEAPKKVETPVVEAPAVEAPATVTQPAVAATPVVEPVVAESAPVEPAAAEPAKAQTAISEPAFEAPATLAAPEIVATPVIAEPAVIEPVAVVEEAPAVSSSGRAPNDPREVRRRRLEAERLQKEAENAAPVTASAAHKAEAAPAAESAPAPSIDENVQSADEVVHHPATQLEDSKEPKPLA, encoded by the coding sequence ATGAAAAGAATGCTGATTAACGCAACTCAACCCGAAGAGTTGCGTGTTGCGCTGGTAGACGGCCAGCGCTTATATGACCTGGACATCGAGTCCGGGGCCCGCGAGCAGAAAAAGGCCAACATCTACAAAGGCCGGATCACTCGTATCGAGCCAAGCCTTGAGGCTGCTTTCGTCGATTTCGGCTCTGAGCGCCACGGCTTCCTGCCGCTGAAAGAAATTTCCCGCGAATACTTCAAGAAAGCCACCGAAGGCCGCGTCAACATCAAGGACGTCCTGAGCGAAGGCCAGGAAGTCATCGTTCAGGTCGAAAAAGAAGAACGCGGCAACAAGGGCGCAGCCCTGACCACGTTTATCAGCCTGGCCGGGCGTTACCTGGTACTGATGCCGAACAACCCGCGTGCGGGTGGTATCTCGCGTCGCATCGAAGGCGAAGAGCGCAACGAACTGCGTGAAGCACTGAACGGCCTGGTCGCTCCGGCGGATATGGGCCTGATCGTGCGCACCGCCGGCCTTGGCCGCAGCAGCGAAGAAATGCAGTGGGATCTCGACTACCTCCTGCAACTCTGGACCGCCATTAAAGAAGCTTCGCTGGATCGCTCCGCGCCGTTCCTGATCTATCAGGAAAGCAACGTCATCATCCGCGCCATCCGTGACTACCTGCGCCAGGATATCGGCGAAGTGCTGATAGACAGCGTCGAAGCACAGGAAGAGGCACTCACCTTCATTCGTCAGGTGATGCCGCAGTACGCCAGCAAGATCAAGCTTTACGAAGACAGCGTCCCGCTGTTCAACCGTTTCCAGATCGAAAGCCAAATCGAAACCGCCTTCCAGCGTGTGGTTGAACTGCCTTCCGGCGGCTCGATCGTGATAGATCCGACCGAAGCACTGGTGTCCATCGACATCAACTCGGCGCGTGCCACAAAAGGCAGCGACATCGAAGAAACCGCACTGCAGACCAACCTTGAGGCGGCTGAAGAAATCGCCCGTCAATTACGTCTGCGCGACATCGGTGGCCTGATCGTCATCGACTTCATCGACATGACGCCTGCCAAAAACCAGCGCGCCGTTGAAGAGAAAGTCCGCGAAAGCCTGGAAGCCGACCGCGCCCGTGTTCAAGTGGGTCGCATCTCGCGTTTCGGCCTGCTGGAAATGTCCCGCCAACGTCTGCGTCCATCGCTGGGCGAAAGCAGCGGCATCGTCTGCCCACGTTGCAACGGCACCGGCATCATCCGTGACGTTGAATCGCTGTCGCTGGCCATCCTGCGCCTGATCGAAGAAGAAGCCCTGAAAGACCGTACCGCCGAAGTTCGCGCTCAAGTGCCGATCCCGGTGGCGGCATTCCTGCTCAACGAAAAACGTAACTCGATCACCAAGATCGAACTGCGTACCCGCGCCCGTATCGTGATTCTGCCGAACGATCACCTCGAGACGCCGCACTTCGAAGTGCAGCGCCTGCGTGATGACAGCCCGGAAGCGCACACCCTGCAAACCAGCTACGAAATCGCGGCAGCCGCTGCTGAAGTCGAAGAAGTTGCACCGCCAGCCGCAGCCACTCGTACGCTGGTTCGTCAGGAAGCTGCCGTCAAGACAGCCCCTGCCCGCGCCAATGCTCCGGTTCCAGCCGAAGTTGCTGCACCGGTTCCAGTTGCTGCTCCGGTTGCCCACGAGCCAAGCCTGTTCAAGGGTCTGGTGAAATCCCTGGTGAGCCTGTTCGCCACCAAGGAAGAGCCGGTTGCACCGGTCGTCGTCGAGAAACCAGTCGTTGAGCGCCCCGCGCGTAACGAAGAGCGTCGCAATGGCCGTCAACAGAGCCGCAGCCGTAACGGCCGTCGTGATGAAGAACGCAAACCACGCGAAGAACGCGCACCTCGTGAGGCCCGCGAAGAGCGTGCACCGCGTGAGGAACGTGCCCCACGTGAAGAGCGTCCTGCACGCGAGCCTCGTGAAGCCCGCGAAGAAACCGTTACTACTACAGCTCGTGAGGAGCGCCCGGCTCGTGCCCCACGCGAAGAGCGCAACTCGCGCGCACCGCGTGAAGACCGCAAGTCCCGCGAAGATCGTCCGGTCCGTGAACTGCGTGAACCACTGGACGCTGCTCCGGCTGCTGCTGCCGTTACGACCGCTGTTGCCGTAAACGTCCTGCATGAAGAGCGCCCTGAGCGCGCGCCACGTGAAGAGCGTCAGCCGCGTGCACCGCGCGAAGAGCGTCAACCTCGTGCCGAGCAGCCAGTCGCTGCTGAAGTCGAAGAAGAAGTGCTGTTGAACGAAGAGCAACAGGATGACAACCAGGAGCACGCCGAAGGCGATCGTCCTCGCCGTCGGTCCCGTGGTCAGCGTCGCCGCAGTAACCGTCGCGAGCGTCAGCGTGATGCCAACGGTGATGTGATCGAGGGTTCCGAAGGCGCCGAAGAGGGCCAGGAAAACGCTTCTACAGACGTCGATGCAGGCCTGGCGGTTACCGCAGCCGCTTCAGGCAGCGTGATCAGCGCACCCGCTGAAGCGCAGGCTCATCGTGAAGCCGAGCGCGCCACTGCTGCAATCGATCCATCGGCCGAACCGTCAGTCCAGGCGCCTGCTGCCAAAGCCTCCGAAGCTGTGGAAGTCCCTGCGGTCGAAGCGCCAGTTGCTGCGATGGCTGCAAGGCCTTCGATTGCACCGGAAGTTGAGGTCGAGCCTTTCGACGCGACACTTGCTCCGTTCGAACGTCAGGTTAAGGCCGCTGCTCAGGCAGAACTGTTCGACACGGCTCCGACGCCAGCGCCAGCGCCAGTAGAAACGCCAGTGGTGGCTGAAGCGCCGAAAAAGGTCGAGACCCCAGTCGTTGAGGCGCCTGCAGTTGAGGCACCTGCGACTGTTACTCAGCCTGCCGTTGCTGCAACGCCAGTGGTTGAGCCGGTCGTTGCCGAGTCAGCACCTGTCGAGCCTGCTGCCGCCGAACCCGCCAAAGCGCAAACAGCTATCAGCGAGCCTGCCTTCGAAGCTCCGGCCACTTTGGCGGCGCCTGAAATCGTTGCCACTCCAGTCATCGCCGAACCGGCAGTGATCGAGCCGGTTGCGGTTGTTGAAGAAGCGCCTGCGGTAAGCAGCAGCGGTCGTGCACCGAACGACCCACGTGAAGTGCGTCGTCGTCGCCTGGAAGCCGAGCGTCTGCAGAAGGAGGCTGAAAACGCCGCCCCTGTGACCGCTAGCGCTGCCCATAAAGCAGAAGCGGCACCAGCAGCAGAATCAGCGCCGGCACCGTCTATCGACGAGAACGTGCAATCGGCTGACGAAGTTGTGCATCACCCGGCAACCCAGTTGGAAGACAGCAAAGAGCCTAAACCGCTCGCTTGA
- a CDS encoding nucleotidyltransferase family protein — protein sequence MPETLCAIVLAAGRGSRYRLLAGAHRNKLLAQCTGRDGIERCVLEHVLTRVRAVVDKCIVITRPDSPGVAELGLLYGCEVVILESPGMGDSIAAAVAAQPDHRGWLIMLGDMPFIHPDTLKQVVQSMDADTITVPVYKGEYGHPVAFGRQFGPDLMTLAGEKGAKRLFQGVRVSDVAVDDPGVLWDVDVPAALEFKPT from the coding sequence ATGCCTGAAACCCTGTGCGCCATTGTCCTTGCCGCAGGTCGGGGCAGTCGCTATCGGCTGCTAGCGGGTGCCCATCGTAATAAGCTCCTGGCACAGTGCACCGGCCGCGACGGTATTGAGCGGTGCGTGCTCGAGCATGTATTGACCCGCGTCCGGGCGGTTGTGGATAAGTGCATTGTCATCACCCGGCCTGACTCTCCCGGCGTTGCCGAGTTGGGCCTGCTGTATGGCTGCGAAGTCGTGATCCTGGAATCCCCCGGCATGGGCGACAGCATCGCCGCCGCTGTTGCTGCGCAACCTGATCACCGTGGCTGGTTGATCATGTTGGGCGATATGCCGTTCATCCATCCTGATACGTTGAAACAGGTCGTCCAGTCCATGGATGCCGATACGATCACGGTGCCTGTCTACAAAGGGGAATATGGCCATCCCGTGGCGTTCGGTCGACAGTTTGGGCCTGATTTGATGACGCTGGCAGGAGAGAAGGGTGCCAAGCGATTGTTTCAGGGAGTACGAGTCAGTGACGTAGCCGTTGATGATCCCGGTGTTTTATGGGATGTCGACGTACCTGCTGCCCTCGAATTCAAACCCACCTGA
- the murB gene encoding UDP-N-acetylmuramate dehydrogenase — protein sequence MTLQVRNDVSLKPFNSFGVDVRARLFAQAHSDDDVREALAYAQQHDVQLLIIGGGSNLLLTGDIDALVVRMSTLGIRILHEDCTHALVEAEAGEPWHPFVQDMLARGIAGLENLSLIPGTVGAAPMQNIGAYGVEIKDVFHSLTAMDRETGQLREFSLEDCAFGYRDSVFKHDAGRWLILRVRFRLSYSANLKLDYGPVRQRLDELGIKQPTPMDVSRAICAIRSEKLPDPAKLGNAGSFFKNPLVSAERAASLKITHPSLVSYPQADGRAKLAAGWLIEQAGWKGFRDGDAGVHRLQSLVLVNYGAASGADLLKLARAIQADIVEKFGVELEMEPNLY from the coding sequence ATGACGTTGCAGGTTCGAAACGACGTCTCCCTCAAGCCCTTCAACAGCTTTGGGGTGGATGTGCGGGCGCGGCTGTTTGCGCAAGCTCACAGCGATGACGATGTGCGTGAGGCGCTGGCCTACGCGCAACAGCATGACGTGCAGTTGTTGATCATCGGCGGGGGCAGCAACCTGCTGTTGACCGGCGATATCGACGCGCTGGTCGTGCGCATGTCGACCCTCGGCATTCGCATCCTCCATGAAGACTGCACGCATGCTTTAGTCGAGGCCGAAGCTGGGGAGCCTTGGCACCCGTTCGTGCAGGACATGCTGGCGCGCGGGATTGCCGGGCTTGAAAACCTCAGCCTGATTCCGGGGACCGTTGGCGCCGCGCCCATGCAAAACATCGGCGCTTACGGGGTCGAGATCAAGGACGTCTTCCACAGCCTGACCGCGATGGATCGCGAAACCGGGCAGTTGCGCGAGTTCTCGCTGGAAGACTGCGCGTTCGGCTACCGTGACAGCGTGTTCAAGCACGATGCAGGTCGCTGGCTGATCCTGAGAGTGCGGTTTCGCTTGAGCTACAGTGCTAACCTGAAACTCGACTACGGCCCGGTCCGGCAGCGTCTGGATGAGTTGGGTATCAAACAGCCAACGCCAATGGATGTCAGCCGCGCGATCTGCGCCATCCGTAGCGAAAAACTTCCGGACCCGGCCAAGCTGGGCAATGCTGGCAGTTTCTTCAAGAACCCGTTGGTATCGGCCGAGCGGGCGGCAAGCCTGAAAATCACCCATCCGTCTCTGGTCAGTTATCCACAGGCCGACGGCCGCGCGAAACTGGCCGCAGGATGGCTGATCGAGCAGGCCGGCTGGAAGGGCTTTCGCGACGGCGATGCAGGCGTTCATCGCTTGCAGTCACTGGTGCTGGTGAACTACGGCGCAGCCAGTGGTGCTGACTTACTCAAACTGGCCCGTGCCATTCAGGCTGACATCGTCGAGAAATTCGGGGTTGAACTTGAAATGGAACCCAATCTCTACTGA
- the kdsB gene encoding 3-deoxy-manno-octulosonate cytidylyltransferase: MTAAFTVVIPARYGSSRFPGKPLKTIAGKPMIQHVWEQARKSSAQRVVVATDDARIVEACHAFGAEVLLTRDDHNSGTDRLAEVALQLELTDDAIVVNVQGDEPMIPPSVIDQVADNLAAHPEARMSTLAEPIDDVAALFNPNVVKVVSDINGLALTFSRAPLPWARDALAKDRDQLPEGVPYRRHIGIYAYRAGFLHDFVSWGPCGLENTENLEQLRALWHGVRIHVADALEAPPAGVDTAEDLERVRRLLEV; encoded by the coding sequence ATGACCGCAGCCTTTACCGTCGTGATCCCGGCGCGTTACGGCTCCAGCCGGTTCCCTGGCAAGCCACTCAAAACCATCGCCGGAAAACCGATGATCCAGCACGTCTGGGAGCAGGCTCGCAAGAGCAGTGCCCAGCGCGTGGTGGTCGCTACCGACGACGCGCGTATCGTCGAAGCCTGCCATGCGTTCGGCGCCGAAGTGCTGCTAACCCGTGACGACCACAACTCCGGTACTGATCGTCTGGCGGAAGTGGCCCTGCAATTGGAGCTGACTGACGACGCCATTGTGGTCAACGTACAAGGTGATGAGCCCATGATCCCGCCGTCGGTGATCGATCAGGTCGCCGATAACCTGGCAGCGCACCCCGAGGCGCGAATGTCGACGTTGGCAGAGCCCATCGACGATGTGGCGGCGTTGTTCAATCCCAACGTGGTCAAGGTGGTATCGGATATCAACGGTCTGGCGCTGACGTTCAGCCGCGCGCCGTTGCCTTGGGCGCGTGATGCGCTGGCCAAGGATCGCGATCAGTTACCTGAGGGCGTGCCGTATCGCCGTCATATCGGGATTTATGCGTACCGTGCCGGTTTCCTGCATGACTTTGTCAGCTGGGGGCCATGCGGACTGGAAAACACTGAAAACCTGGAGCAGCTGCGTGCCTTGTGGCATGGCGTGCGGATCCACGTGGCTGATGCCCTTGAAGCGCCGCCTGCCGGTGTCGACACGGCCGAGGACCTGGAGCGCGTGCGGCGTTTGCTGGAGGTTTGA
- a CDS encoding Trm112 family protein: MDTKLLDILACPICKGPLKLSADKTELISKGAGLAYPIRDGIPVMLETEARTLSTDERLDK, translated from the coding sequence ATGGACACCAAATTGCTCGACATCCTCGCTTGCCCGATCTGCAAAGGTCCGCTCAAGCTCAGCGCTGACAAAACCGAATTGATCAGTAAAGGCGCCGGTCTGGCTTACCCCATTCGCGACGGCATTCCGGTGATGCTCGAAACCGAAGCCCGCACACTGTCCACTGACGAGCGTCTGGATAAATGA
- the lpxK gene encoding tetraacyldisaccharide 4'-kinase, whose protein sequence is MALTDRLLNAWYTGHPALALLRPLECLYRRVVDKKRARFVAGEGDIYKAPVPVIVVGNITVGGTGKTPLILWMIEHCRRRGLRVGVVSRGYGARPASFPWRVTPDQRADEAGDEPLLIVQRTGVPLVIDPDRAQAVRALLEAGPLDLILSDDGLQHYRLARDLELVLIDAARGLGNRRCLPAGPLREPVERLQSVDALLYNGAPADREDGYGFQLQPSALVNLLTGERRSVEHFASGQAVHAVAGIGNPQRFFSTLEGLHWRPVPHPFADHAVYSAQALAFEPLLPLIMTEKDAVKCRAFAGDDWWYLAVDAVPSAAFIQWFDSQLLRLLP, encoded by the coding sequence ATGGCCCTGACTGACAGACTGCTCAACGCCTGGTACACCGGCCATCCTGCCCTCGCATTGCTTCGCCCGCTGGAATGCCTGTACCGGCGTGTCGTCGATAAAAAGCGTGCGCGGTTCGTGGCGGGTGAGGGTGATATCTATAAAGCACCGGTCCCGGTGATTGTGGTGGGCAATATCACTGTCGGCGGCACCGGGAAAACACCCCTTATTCTGTGGATGATCGAGCACTGCCGACGCCGTGGCTTGCGCGTGGGCGTTGTCAGTCGCGGCTACGGCGCCCGGCCTGCCAGCTTTCCGTGGCGCGTTACGCCGGATCAGCGCGCCGATGAGGCAGGCGATGAGCCGCTATTGATCGTGCAGCGCACCGGCGTGCCGTTGGTGATTGATCCTGACCGCGCTCAAGCCGTTCGAGCGCTGCTGGAAGCGGGGCCCCTGGACCTGATCCTTTCCGACGACGGCCTGCAGCATTACCGCCTTGCCCGTGATCTGGAGCTGGTACTGATTGACGCCGCCAGAGGCCTGGGCAATCGCCGTTGCCTGCCTGCTGGTCCTTTGCGTGAACCGGTCGAGCGGCTGCAAAGCGTTGATGCGCTGCTGTACAACGGCGCGCCTGCTGACCGGGAAGACGGCTACGGCTTCCAGCTCCAGCCTTCGGCGCTGGTCAATCTGCTGACCGGCGAGCGCCGGTCCGTCGAACATTTTGCATCGGGACAAGCCGTGCATGCGGTCGCTGGCATCGGCAACCCGCAACGTTTCTTCAGCACCCTCGAAGGACTACACTGGCGGCCTGTGCCACACCCGTTTGCCGACCATGCGGTTTACAGCGCGCAAGCCTTGGCGTTCGAACCCCTGCTGCCACTGATCATGACCGAGAAGGACGCCGTGAAATGCCGCGCCTTTGCGGGCGATGACTGGTGGTATCTGGCGGTCGACGCTGTGCCTTCCGCAGCTTTTATTCAGTGGTTCGATTCGCAGCTACTTCGTCTTTTGCCATGA
- a CDS encoding ExbD/TolR family protein produces MKFRRRKPRETIDINLVSLIDVVFILLLFFVVTTTFTRETQMRVELPQAVTGASADDADKKHVDITINADGVYSVNNTLLPDSHLQTLIDALQKESAGDTSLPLSISADGKTPHQAVITAMDAAGKLGFAHLRMTTVEAASAN; encoded by the coding sequence GTGAAATTCAGACGCCGCAAACCCCGTGAGACCATCGACATCAACCTGGTGTCGCTGATCGACGTGGTGTTCATTCTGCTTCTGTTCTTCGTGGTGACGACCACGTTCACGCGTGAAACCCAGATGCGCGTGGAGCTGCCCCAGGCGGTGACCGGTGCCTCGGCGGACGATGCGGACAAAAAACATGTCGACATCACGATCAATGCCGATGGCGTGTATTCAGTGAACAACACGCTGCTGCCGGACAGCCATCTGCAAACGCTGATCGATGCGTTGCAGAAGGAGTCAGCCGGCGACACCAGCCTGCCGCTGTCAATCAGCGCCGATGGCAAGACCCCGCATCAGGCCGTCATCACTGCGATGGACGCTGCCGGCAAGCTCGGCTTCGCCCACTTGCGCATGACCACTGTCGAGGCCGCATCGGCTAACTGA
- a CDS encoding MotA/TolQ/ExbB proton channel family protein: MWELVKSGGWMMLPIILSSIAAVGIIIERLWTLRASRITPPHLLGQVWRWIKDKQLNGEKLKELRADSPLGEILAAGLANSRHGREIMKECIEEAAARVIHDLERYLATLGTIAAMAPLLGLLGTVLGMIDIFSSFTSSGMTGNAGMLAGGIAKALICTASGLTVAIPAIFFHRYLQSRVDELVVGMEQEAIKLVEVVQGDRDVDLVEVNLPDKPAGKAEGKKK; this comes from the coding sequence GTGTGGGAACTGGTCAAATCTGGTGGCTGGATGATGCTACCGATCATTCTGAGTTCCATCGCCGCCGTCGGGATCATCATCGAACGTCTGTGGACCTTGCGTGCCAGCCGTATCACGCCGCCGCATTTGCTCGGTCAGGTGTGGCGCTGGATCAAAGACAAACAGCTCAATGGCGAAAAGCTCAAGGAGCTGCGCGCCGACTCACCGCTGGGTGAGATCCTGGCTGCGGGTCTGGCCAATTCCCGTCATGGTCGCGAAATCATGAAGGAATGCATTGAAGAGGCCGCAGCCCGCGTCATTCATGATCTCGAACGTTATCTGGCGACGCTGGGCACCATCGCTGCCATGGCGCCGTTGTTGGGGTTGTTGGGCACCGTGCTGGGCATGATCGACATTTTCAGTTCGTTTACCAGCTCTGGCATGACCGGAAACGCAGGCATGCTCGCAGGCGGTATCGCCAAGGCGCTGATCTGCACCGCGTCCGGCCTGACAGTCGCTATCCCGGCGATTTTCTTCCATCGCTACCTGCAAAGCCGTGTCGATGAGCTGGTCGTTGGCATGGAGCAGGAGGCGATCAAGCTGGTTGAAGTAGTGCAGGGTGATCGCGATGTGGATCTGGTCGAAGTCAACTTGCCAGACAAGCCCGCCGGCAAGGCCGAGGGCAAGAAGAAGTGA
- a CDS encoding DNA internalization-related competence protein ComEC/Rec2 produces the protein MRTGMLALALGLLALRFLPTLPPVWLLLLMPVVALMLLPFRTYPLAFFLFGLAWACASAQWALDDRLAPRLDGQTLWLQGQIVGLPHSGEEVVRFELENPQSRRTRLPQKIRVAWYGGPAVRSGETWRLAVKLKAPGGLVNPDAFDYEAWLLAQRIGATGTVLDGQLLTSASPSWRDTLRERLLAVDAQGREGGLAALVLGDDSGLSTADWQVLQDTGTVHLLVISGTHIGLLSGLIYGLVAGLARWGVWPRFIPWLPAACLLAFMGALTYGFLAGFEVPVRRACVMIGMVLVWRLRFRQLGVSWPMLVSLNLVLVFEPLVSLTPGFWLSFSAVGVLILMFSARLGAWHWLRSWTRAQWLIAVGLLPMLVALNLPVSLSGPAANLLAVPWISLVTLPLALLGTGLIAVPTVGEGLLWLAGGSMEWLFGLLAWVARLIPAWTGPSVPFWAWGVSMMGAVLLLLPSGVPMRLLGWPMLLLCVFPPIKSVPEGHVEVLQLDVGQGLAILLRTREHSLLYDAGPRFGEFDIGQRVVLPAIRKAGVTVLDVMMLSHADADHAGGAPAIVQALQVDRVLAGDVARLPPELGAQACRNGESWRWNEVTFSTWIWDAAAEGNQASCVLSVEANGERLLLTGDIDIKAERAMLDDGFEVRADWLQAPHHGSRSSSSRPFLRGVSPRGVLISRGRNNSFGHPHPLVMSRYRWMDIDTYDSAELGAITVQLGAFGEPRAERRKMRFWRE, from the coding sequence ATGCGCACAGGGATGCTTGCGCTTGCATTGGGGCTGTTGGCCCTGCGTTTTTTACCGACATTGCCGCCCGTCTGGTTATTGCTGTTAATGCCGGTGGTCGCGCTGATGTTGCTCCCGTTTCGTACGTACCCGTTGGCTTTTTTCCTGTTCGGACTTGCGTGGGCCTGCGCCTCGGCGCAGTGGGCGCTCGACGATCGCCTGGCCCCAAGGCTCGACGGGCAGACGCTCTGGTTGCAGGGCCAGATTGTCGGCCTGCCGCACAGTGGCGAAGAGGTTGTACGGTTTGAACTCGAAAACCCCCAGTCCCGTCGCACCCGGCTGCCACAGAAGATTCGTGTCGCCTGGTACGGCGGACCAGCGGTGCGCAGCGGCGAAACGTGGCGTCTGGCAGTCAAGCTCAAGGCCCCCGGCGGTCTGGTCAATCCCGACGCGTTCGATTACGAAGCGTGGCTGCTGGCCCAGCGGATTGGCGCGACGGGTACCGTGCTCGACGGGCAGTTACTGACCTCGGCTTCGCCGTCATGGCGCGATACGCTTCGGGAGCGCTTGCTTGCCGTGGATGCTCAAGGTCGTGAGGGCGGCTTGGCAGCGCTGGTGCTCGGCGACGATTCCGGGCTCAGCACGGCCGACTGGCAGGTGCTGCAAGACACCGGCACGGTTCACTTACTGGTGATTTCCGGCACTCACATCGGCTTGCTCAGCGGTCTGATCTACGGACTGGTCGCCGGACTGGCACGGTGGGGTGTGTGGCCGCGATTCATCCCATGGCTGCCTGCTGCGTGCCTTCTCGCGTTCATGGGTGCGCTGACTTACGGCTTTCTTGCGGGCTTCGAGGTGCCGGTCCGACGCGCCTGCGTGATGATCGGCATGGTGCTGGTGTGGCGACTGCGCTTTCGTCAGCTGGGCGTTAGTTGGCCGATGCTGGTGTCACTGAATCTGGTTCTTGTCTTCGAACCACTGGTCAGCCTTACGCCTGGTTTCTGGCTGTCGTTCAGCGCCGTCGGCGTGCTTATTCTGATGTTCAGCGCACGTTTGGGCGCCTGGCACTGGTTGCGAAGCTGGACGCGGGCGCAGTGGCTCATCGCCGTCGGCCTGCTGCCGATGCTCGTGGCACTCAATCTGCCTGTAAGCCTCAGCGGACCTGCTGCGAACCTGCTTGCGGTACCTTGGATCAGTCTGGTGACGTTGCCTCTTGCGCTGCTGGGTACCGGGCTTATCGCAGTGCCAACCGTGGGTGAGGGGTTATTGTGGCTGGCAGGCGGATCGATGGAGTGGCTATTTGGGCTGCTGGCGTGGGTCGCTCGCTTGATACCCGCCTGGACCGGTCCGTCTGTGCCGTTTTGGGCCTGGGGCGTCAGCATGATGGGGGCGGTCCTGCTGTTATTGCCCAGCGGTGTGCCGATGCGGCTGTTGGGCTGGCCGATGTTGTTGCTCTGTGTTTTCCCGCCGATCAAAAGCGTGCCGGAGGGGCATGTCGAGGTGCTGCAACTGGACGTAGGCCAGGGACTGGCAATTTTGCTGCGCACCCGGGAGCACAGCCTTCTGTATGACGCCGGTCCGCGCTTTGGCGAATTCGATATCGGACAGCGGGTGGTGCTTCCCGCCATCCGCAAAGCCGGGGTGACGGTGTTGGACGTGATGATGCTCAGCCACGCCGACGCCGACCATGCCGGAGGCGCCCCGGCCATTGTGCAGGCGCTGCAGGTGGATCGGGTGTTGGCAGGCGACGTGGCGAGGCTGCCGCCAGAGCTGGGCGCGCAAGCCTGTCGCAATGGAGAATCCTGGCGCTGGAACGAGGTGACGTTTTCGACCTGGATCTGGGACGCCGCCGCTGAAGGCAATCAGGCGTCTTGCGTGCTCAGTGTCGAGGCCAACGGTGAGCGTCTCTTGCTGACCGGGGATATCGACATCAAAGCCGAGCGTGCAATGCTCGATGACGGATTTGAAGTACGTGCCGACTGGCTACAGGCGCCACATCACGGCAGCCGCAGCTCATCGTCCCGGCCTTTCCTGCGCGGGGTGTCGCCACGCGGCGTGCTCATCTCCCGAGGGCGCAACAACAGCTTTGGCCACCCGCATCCGTTGGTGATGTCGCGCTACCGCTGGATGGACATCGACACCTACGACAGCGCAGAGCTTGGGGCCATCACGGTGCAATTGGGTGCCTTTGGCGAGCCTCGGGCCGAGCGAAGAAAGATGCGCTTCTGGCGTGAATGA
- a CDS encoding DUF2062 domain-containing protein produces the protein MPRHLIKRYMPDPNSIREHKSLRFFGRLLHDPNLWHLNRRSVARAMGMGLFAALMPIPLQMLLAALLVIWVRGNLPIGVSLVWLTNPLTMPPVFYCTYKIGALFMGLPPRHFPDELTWEWISGQLTTLWQPFLLGSVVAGVLLGLLGYCLTMVYWRWWVGRQWRLRREKRNRR, from the coding sequence ATGCCACGCCACCTGATCAAGCGTTACATGCCCGATCCGAACAGCATCAGGGAACACAAATCCTTACGTTTTTTTGGCCGCCTGCTCCACGATCCGAACCTGTGGCACCTCAATCGGCGGTCGGTTGCGCGCGCGATGGGCATGGGCTTGTTCGCCGCCCTGATGCCGATTCCGCTGCAAATGCTGCTGGCCGCCCTGCTGGTGATCTGGGTGCGCGGCAACCTGCCGATCGGGGTGAGCCTAGTGTGGCTGACCAATCCGCTGACGATGCCTCCAGTGTTTTATTGCACGTACAAGATTGGCGCCCTGTTCATGGGGCTACCGCCAAGGCACTTCCCGGATGAGCTGACGTGGGAGTGGATAAGCGGACAGCTGACAACACTGTGGCAACCGTTTTTGCTGGGTTCTGTGGTGGCGGGCGTATTGCTTGGGTTACTGGGATATTGTCTGACGATGGTCTACTGGCGCTGGTGGGTCGGGCGGCAGTGGAGATTGAGGCGGGAAAAGCGTAATCGGAGGTAG